Proteins co-encoded in one Pseudomonas beijingensis genomic window:
- the ligA gene encoding NAD-dependent DNA ligase LigA, whose protein sequence is MNAVESRIQQLRTELDQHNYRYHVLDEPSIPDAEYDRLFHELKALEEQHPELVTSDSPTQRVGSVALSAFSQVRHEIPMLSLGNAFDETTMREFDRRVTEGLDLPMGDLLGGGAAVEYSCEPKLDGLAVSLLYQDGMLVRGATRGDGTTGEDISVNVRTVRNIPLKLQGTGWPPLLEVRGEVYMSKAGFERLNATQLEVGGKTFANPRNAAAGSLRQLDSRITANRPLEFCCYGIGQVTSDIADTHIGNLKQLKAWGMPISRELKLAHGIDECLDYYRDIGERRNALPYEIDGVVFKVNSIASQRELGFRAREPRWAIAHKFPATEELTELLDVEFQVGRTGAVTPVARLKPVKVAGVTVANATLHNMDEVARLGVMIGDTVIIRRAGDVIPQVVQVVTERRPENARPVEVPQQCPVCGSHVERTQLIKRSKGRETVSEGAVYRCVGRLACGAQLKQAIIHFVSRRAMDIEGLGEKSVEQLVDEGLVGSPADLYALTFEQVVDLEGFAELSSKNLLAAIVDSKKPSLARFIYALGIPDVGEETAKVLARSLGSLERVQAALPQVLTYLPDVGLEVAHEIHSFFEDPHNRQVIKDLLRHGLEIQDQGELGAEFSASTTLGGFLDKLHIPSVGPGGAQKLADKFGSLEGVMSADWLDMRQALPEKQANAVREFFAIAANRQQAEAAEQQLRDFGMHWQSERKVVEGLPEAGHTWVLTGSLELMSRDVAKDKLESLGAKVAGSVSAKTHCVVAGPGAGSKLTKANELGLKVLDEQAFVDFLTGHGVAL, encoded by the coding sequence ATGAATGCCGTCGAATCCCGCATCCAACAGCTGCGCACCGAGCTGGACCAGCACAACTACCGTTACCACGTCCTCGATGAACCGAGCATCCCGGACGCCGAGTACGACCGTCTGTTCCACGAGCTCAAGGCCCTGGAAGAGCAGCACCCGGAACTGGTCACCAGCGATTCCCCGACCCAGCGGGTCGGCAGCGTGGCGCTGTCGGCGTTCAGCCAGGTGCGCCATGAGATCCCGATGCTCAGCCTGGGCAACGCCTTCGATGAAACCACCATGCGTGAATTCGACCGCCGGGTGACGGAAGGTCTCGACCTGCCCATGGGCGATTTGCTGGGTGGTGGCGCGGCGGTGGAATACAGCTGCGAGCCGAAGCTCGATGGCCTGGCGGTCAGCCTGTTGTATCAGGACGGCATGCTGGTGCGTGGTGCCACCCGCGGTGACGGCACCACGGGCGAGGACATCAGCGTCAATGTGCGCACCGTGCGCAACATTCCCCTCAAGTTGCAAGGCACTGGTTGGCCACCGCTGTTGGAAGTGCGCGGCGAGGTGTACATGTCCAAGGCCGGCTTCGAGCGTCTCAACGCCACGCAGTTGGAGGTGGGCGGCAAGACGTTTGCCAACCCGCGCAACGCGGCGGCCGGCAGCCTGCGTCAGCTCGATTCCAGGATCACGGCCAACCGTCCCCTGGAGTTCTGTTGCTACGGCATCGGCCAGGTGACGTCGGACATCGCCGACACCCATATCGGCAATCTCAAGCAACTCAAGGCCTGGGGCATGCCCATCAGCCGTGAGTTGAAGCTGGCCCACGGCATCGATGAATGCCTGGATTACTACCGTGACATCGGCGAGCGACGCAACGCGCTGCCCTACGAGATCGACGGTGTGGTGTTCAAGGTCAACAGCATCGCCTCGCAGCGCGAGCTCGGTTTCCGCGCTCGGGAACCGCGTTGGGCCATCGCCCACAAGTTTCCCGCCACTGAAGAACTCACCGAGTTGCTCGACGTCGAGTTCCAGGTCGGCCGCACGGGGGCGGTGACCCCTGTGGCCCGTCTCAAACCGGTAAAAGTCGCTGGCGTGACCGTGGCCAACGCCACCTTGCACAACATGGACGAAGTGGCGCGCCTGGGCGTGATGATCGGCGACACGGTGATCATCCGTCGCGCCGGGGATGTGATCCCGCAGGTGGTGCAGGTCGTCACCGAGCGCCGCCCGGAAAACGCCCGCCCGGTGGAAGTACCCCAGCAATGCCCGGTCTGCGGCTCCCACGTCGAGCGCACGCAATTGATCAAACGCAGCAAGGGCCGTGAAACCGTCAGCGAAGGTGCGGTGTACCGCTGCGTTGGTCGCCTGGCCTGTGGCGCGCAGCTCAAGCAGGCGATTATCCATTTCGTCTCGCGTCGGGCCATGGACATCGAAGGCCTGGGCGAGAAGAGCGTCGAGCAACTGGTGGATGAGGGGTTGGTGGGTTCGCCTGCCGATCTGTATGCCCTGACCTTCGAGCAGGTGGTCGACCTGGAAGGCTTCGCCGAACTGTCGAGCAAGAACCTGCTGGCCGCCATCGTCGACAGCAAAAAACCGAGCCTGGCGCGTTTCATCTATGCCCTTGGCATCCCGGACGTGGGCGAGGAGACCGCCAAGGTCCTGGCCCGCTCCCTCGGTTCGCTGGAGCGCGTGCAGGCGGCGTTGCCCCAGGTGCTCACGTACTTGCCTGACGTCGGCCTGGAAGTCGCCCACGAGATCCACAGCTTCTTCGAAGACCCGCACAACCGACAGGTGATCAAGGACCTGCTGCGTCACGGTCTTGAGATCCAGGATCAGGGCGAACTGGGCGCCGAGTTCTCCGCCAGCACTACCCTGGGCGGCTTTCTCGACAAGCTGCACATTCCTTCGGTCGGACCGGGCGGGGCGCAGAAACTGGCGGACAAGTTCGGCTCCCTCGAAGGGGTGATGAGCGCCGACTGGCTGGACATGCGCCAGGCGCTGCCGGAAAAGCAGGCCAACGCCGTACGCGAGTTTTTCGCCATTGCTGCCAACCGTCAGCAGGCCGAAGCAGCGGAACAACAGTTGCGCGATTTCGGTATGCATTGGCAAAGCGAGAGGAAAGTCGTCGAAGGCTTGCCCGAAGCAGGGCACACCTGGGTGCTGACCGGTTCGCTGGAGCTGATGAGTCGCGACGTTGCCAAGGACAAGCTGGAGAGCCTGGGGGCGAAGGTCGCCGGTTCCGTGTCGGCGAAAACCCATTGTGTGGTGGCCGGGCCGGGGGCGGGTTCGAAACTGACCAAGGCCAATGAGCTGGGGCTCAAGGTGCTGGATGAGCAAGCCTTTGTCGATTTCCTGACAGGGCATGGCGTCGCACTCTGA
- a CDS encoding zinc-binding metallopeptidase family protein translates to MYRFFEQLSSRIAAPFLGDRSRNSKVWPCRCGQSLFFRNSQCLACLAALGYQPEQSRLSSLQPGEQPDTWTLDADPHAGLFRRCANLDTPAACNWLLPDNGRDTLCIACSLNRTIPDLSIPENPERWRKVETAKRRLVAQLITFGLPVIPKTVDETIGLAFDFIGVDPDGKSPMTGHASGLITLDIKEADDAHREYVRQQMREPYRTLLGHFRHEVGHYYWDRLIANSHWLEAFRELFGDERASYAEALERHYQQGAPLDWQTRYVSAYATMHPWEDWAETWAHYLHMMDAVDTALGFGMSAREMDFDYQPFPPETLYDAEHTGGAAFLSFVNAWIELAGMLNELSRSMGQPDFYPFVVPAAVITKLHFIHLVIQEEGGRADEVLM, encoded by the coding sequence ATGTACCGCTTCTTCGAACAACTGAGCTCACGCATCGCCGCGCCGTTCCTGGGCGATCGGTCACGTAACAGCAAGGTCTGGCCGTGCCGCTGCGGCCAGTCGTTGTTCTTTCGCAACAGCCAATGCCTGGCCTGCCTGGCGGCCCTGGGGTATCAACCCGAGCAGAGTCGCCTGTCGTCCTTGCAACCCGGTGAGCAGCCCGACACCTGGACGCTGGATGCCGATCCGCACGCCGGGCTGTTCCGCCGTTGCGCCAACCTCGACACCCCGGCTGCCTGCAATTGGCTGCTGCCGGACAATGGGCGCGATACCCTGTGCATCGCCTGCAGCCTGAATCGCACCATCCCCGACCTGTCGATTCCGGAAAACCCTGAGCGTTGGCGCAAGGTCGAGACCGCCAAGCGTCGGCTGGTCGCGCAACTGATTACCTTCGGCTTGCCGGTCATCCCCAAAACCGTCGACGAAACTATCGGCCTGGCTTTCGACTTCATCGGCGTCGACCCCGACGGCAAATCGCCAATGACCGGCCATGCCAGCGGGCTGATCACCCTCGACATCAAAGAGGCGGACGACGCCCATCGTGAATACGTGCGCCAGCAGATGCGCGAGCCGTATCGCACCTTGCTCGGGCATTTTCGTCATGAGGTGGGGCATTACTATTGGGACCGGCTGATTGCCAACAGCCACTGGCTCGAGGCTTTTCGCGAACTGTTCGGTGACGAGCGCGCCAGCTACGCCGAAGCCCTGGAGCGGCACTACCAGCAAGGCGCGCCGCTGGATTGGCAAACCCGCTACGTCAGCGCCTATGCCACCATGCACCCGTGGGAGGACTGGGCGGAAACCTGGGCCCATTACCTGCACATGATGGACGCGGTGGACACCGCCTTGGGCTTCGGCATGAGTGCCCGGGAGATGGATTTCGACTACCAACCGTTCCCGCCCGAAACCTTGTACGACGCCGAGCACACAGGCGGTGCGGCGTTCCTCTCGTTCGTCAACGCCTGGATCGAGCTGGCCGGCATGCTCAACGAATTGTCCCGCAGCATGGGCCAACCGGATTTCTATCCGTTCGTCGTACCCGCGGCGGTGATCACCAAGCTGCATTTCATCCATCTGGTGATCCAGGAGGAGGGTGGTCGGGCGGATGAGGTGCTGATGTAA
- a CDS encoding DUF4823 domain-containing protein, translating into MHKLSIILASILATGCTAKYAQQEVFPNPGKLDRQMPVTIATPIDGRYETTPYPASGDMTAAAVKTAFSYYTNRVTVMGSCRELSCLRQSNPSGYYVIPEILHWEERATEWSGLPDKIEVKLAIYGPTGAQPLGSAILSGKSKWATFGGDHPQDLLQEPIAEYVKAQY; encoded by the coding sequence GTGCATAAACTTTCGATCATTCTTGCCTCGATACTCGCCACCGGCTGTACCGCCAAATACGCGCAACAAGAGGTATTTCCCAACCCGGGAAAACTTGATCGGCAAATGCCCGTCACCATCGCCACACCGATCGACGGCCGCTACGAAACAACGCCCTACCCTGCCTCCGGCGATATGACAGCTGCCGCTGTCAAAACAGCCTTCTCTTATTACACCAACCGTGTGACGGTCATGGGCTCGTGTCGTGAATTGAGCTGCCTGAGACAGAGCAACCCTTCGGGCTACTACGTCATCCCGGAAATCCTGCATTGGGAAGAACGCGCCACGGAATGGTCGGGCCTCCCCGACAAGATTGAGGTGAAGCTCGCCATTTATGGCCCGACTGGCGCACAGCCGCTGGGGTCTGCGATCTTGTCCGGTAAAAGCAAATGGGCGACTTTCGGCGGGGATCATCCGCAGGATCTTTTACAAGAGCCGATTGCTGAGTACGTGAAGGCTCAGTACTGA
- a CDS encoding helix-turn-helix domain-containing protein — protein sequence MQISSLGPAIRRYRKVAGLTQAELGEKTGFDPKTISRFETGTYTPSIEALFLLANVLDVQMKAFFADMADEDEQRAYLFGVIHKATPKDLGKLIAAVDQALSKP from the coding sequence ATGCAAATTTCAAGTTTGGGTCCAGCCATCAGACGCTACCGCAAAGTAGCGGGGCTTACTCAGGCTGAACTTGGCGAAAAAACCGGTTTTGACCCTAAAACCATCAGCCGCTTCGAAACCGGCACCTACACCCCCAGCATCGAAGCCTTGTTCCTGCTTGCCAACGTGCTGGATGTGCAGATGAAGGCCTTTTTTGCCGACATGGCCGATGAGGACGAACAGCGGGCGTACCTGTTTGGTGTCATACATAAAGCCACCCCGAAGGACCTGGGAAAGCTGATCGCAGCGGTCGACCAGGCCTTGTCCAAGCCTTGA
- a CDS encoding substrate-binding periplasmic protein, with amino-acid sequence MRSAMGALLLLGTGCFAEEGPLRFAITDGWAMPLVQIERGRPTQGIIPDIMTSLATQVGRPAQFHVLSRARLDGAMKHGEIDMRCYVSPDWVKDSGDYLWSIPLFFQRDLIVATASTPVAVTLATLPEQPIGTVLGYTYPTLQPLFDRNQLHRDDARSQEQVLAKLLAGRYRYGISNQWALDWFNQRHTEDRQLHEVAVLQEQQLSCYVRDDPNIPAQRILRTLLNMKTSGEIDAIIQLYTGRSEASRARSETPSP; translated from the coding sequence ATGCGCTCAGCCATGGGGGCTTTGCTGTTGTTGGGTACCGGTTGTTTTGCCGAGGAAGGCCCCTTGCGTTTCGCCATTACCGACGGTTGGGCAATGCCCCTGGTGCAGATCGAACGAGGTCGCCCGACCCAGGGCATCATTCCCGACATCATGACCAGCCTGGCGACCCAGGTAGGCAGGCCGGCGCAATTCCACGTCCTGTCCCGCGCCCGGCTCGATGGCGCCATGAAACACGGCGAAATCGACATGCGTTGCTACGTCAGCCCCGACTGGGTGAAGGACAGTGGCGATTACCTGTGGAGCATCCCGTTGTTTTTCCAGCGTGACCTGATCGTTGCCACGGCCAGCACCCCTGTGGCGGTAACACTGGCCACGTTGCCGGAACAACCCATCGGCACGGTGCTCGGCTATACCTACCCAACCTTGCAACCCTTGTTCGACCGCAATCAACTGCACCGCGACGACGCCCGCAGCCAGGAACAAGTGCTGGCGAAACTGCTGGCCGGGCGTTATCGCTATGGGATCAGTAATCAGTGGGCACTGGACTGGTTCAATCAGCGCCATACCGAAGATCGACAACTTCATGAAGTGGCTGTGCTTCAGGAACAGCAGTTGAGCTGTTACGTGCGCGACGATCCAAACATTCCAGCACAACGCATCCTGAGGACCTTGCTGAACATGAAAACATCCGGGGAAATCGACGCGATCATCCAGCTTTACACCGGCCGCAGTGAAGCATCGCGGGCCAGGAGCGAGACGCCCTCGCCCTGA
- the dnaX gene encoding DNA polymerase III subunit gamma/tau, whose amino-acid sequence MSYQVLARKWRPRSFREMVGQTHVLKALINALDSQRLHHAYLFTGTRGVGKTTIARIIAKCLNCETGITSTPCGECSVCREIDEGRFVDLIEIDAASRTKVEDTRELLDNVQYAPSRGRFKVYLIDEVHMLSSHSFNALLKTLEEPPPYVKFILATTDPQKLPATILSRCLQFSLKNMTPERVVEHLTHVLGVENVPFEDDALWLLGRAADGSMRDAMSLTDQAIAFGEGKVMAADVRAMLGTLDHGQVYDVLHALIEGDAKALLEAVRHLAEQGPDWNGVLSEILNVLHRVAIAQALPEGVDNGHGDRDRVLALAQALPAEDVQFYYQMGLIGRRDLPLAPDPRGGFEMVLLRMLAFRPADTADAPRQTLKPVGISQATADSAKPVAAAPVVAPAVASVPAAVAPVPQPIPAPVPVVAAPEPEPEPVVEALPEPVAEEVVDLPWNDPVEPEVVQQPVVEPVLETVAEQPELPPMPLPTPDSVVPDAPEWVAAPVPEPTVADVDVATPGIDLDDEPPLDEDYIEPDMDSAYSYLDDLASEHAAEPAPEPEPEPAAMPATGLALQWLELFPKLPISGMTGSIAANCTLMAVEGDHWLLHLDPAHSALFNATQQRRLNDALNQYHQRTLTLTIELIKPEQETPAQAASRRRADRQREAEESIHSDPFIQQMMQQFGAVVRHDTIEPVEAPVTQGS is encoded by the coding sequence ATGAGTTATCAGGTTCTTGCACGTAAATGGCGTCCGCGCTCGTTCCGCGAAATGGTCGGCCAGACCCATGTGCTCAAGGCTCTGATCAATGCCTTGGACAGCCAGCGGCTGCACCATGCCTACCTGTTCACCGGTACCCGGGGCGTGGGCAAGACCACCATCGCGCGGATCATTGCCAAGTGCCTGAACTGTGAAACCGGTATCACTTCGACACCTTGTGGCGAGTGTTCGGTCTGCCGGGAAATCGACGAGGGCCGCTTCGTCGACCTGATCGAGATCGACGCCGCCAGCCGCACCAAGGTCGAAGACACCCGTGAACTGCTCGATAACGTGCAGTACGCCCCGAGCCGCGGGCGCTTCAAGGTCTACTTGATCGACGAAGTGCACATGCTTTCCAGCCATTCCTTCAATGCGCTGCTCAAGACCCTCGAAGAACCGCCGCCCTACGTCAAGTTCATCCTGGCGACCACCGACCCCCAGAAACTTCCTGCAACGATTCTGTCGCGGTGCCTGCAGTTCTCCCTCAAGAACATGACGCCGGAACGGGTGGTCGAGCACCTGACCCATGTACTGGGCGTCGAGAACGTGCCGTTCGAAGACGATGCCCTGTGGCTGCTGGGCCGCGCCGCCGATGGTTCGATGCGCGACGCCATGAGCCTGACCGACCAGGCCATCGCTTTCGGTGAAGGCAAGGTCATGGCCGCCGATGTCCGGGCCATGCTCGGAACCCTCGACCACGGCCAGGTCTATGACGTCTTGCATGCGCTGATCGAAGGCGACGCGAAGGCGCTGCTCGAGGCGGTGCGTCACCTGGCCGAGCAGGGGCCGGACTGGAATGGCGTGCTCTCGGAAATCCTCAACGTGCTGCACCGTGTCGCCATCGCCCAGGCCCTGCCTGAAGGCGTCGACAACGGCCATGGCGACCGTGATCGCGTACTGGCCTTGGCCCAGGCACTGCCGGCCGAAGACGTACAGTTCTATTACCAGATGGGCCTGATCGGCCGTCGCGACCTGCCCCTGGCGCCGGATCCGCGAGGCGGCTTCGAAATGGTTCTGCTGCGCATGCTGGCGTTCCGGCCAGCCGACACGGCGGACGCCCCGAGGCAAACGCTAAAGCCAGTGGGGATCAGCCAGGCCACAGCTGATTCCGCCAAGCCAGTGGCTGCCGCGCCCGTCGTTGCGCCGGCAGTGGCTTCGGTGCCGGCAGCGGTGGCACCTGTACCCCAACCGATTCCGGCGCCAGTACCTGTGGTCGCGGCGCCTGAGCCGGAACCCGAGCCGGTCGTCGAGGCGTTGCCCGAACCCGTCGCTGAAGAAGTCGTCGACCTGCCTTGGAATGACCCGGTCGAGCCGGAAGTGGTCCAGCAGCCGGTCGTCGAGCCCGTGCTGGAAACGGTCGCCGAGCAGCCCGAGTTGCCGCCGATGCCGCTGCCGACGCCCGACAGCGTGGTGCCCGATGCGCCTGAGTGGGTCGCCGCACCCGTGCCCGAGCCGACGGTGGCCGACGTCGATGTCGCCACGCCAGGCATCGACCTGGACGACGAGCCGCCGCTGGACGAGGATTACATCGAGCCGGACATGGATTCGGCCTACAGCTACCTGGACGACCTGGCCAGCGAGCACGCCGCTGAGCCGGCCCCGGAGCCCGAGCCGGAACCGGCGGCGATGCCGGCCACCGGGCTGGCCCTGCAATGGCTGGAACTGTTCCCTAAACTGCCGATCAGCGGCATGACTGGCAGCATCGCGGCCAACTGCACGCTGATGGCCGTGGAAGGCGACCACTGGCTGTTGCACCTGGATCCGGCCCACAGCGCACTGTTCAACGCGACCCAGCAACGTCGCCTCAACGATGCGCTGAACCAGTACCACCAGCGCACCCTGACGCTGACCATCGAGCTGATCAAGCCCGAGCAGGAGACCCCGGCCCAGGCCGCGTCCCGTCGCCGTGCCGACCGTCAGCGTGAAGCCGAGGAGTCGATCCACAGTGATCCATTCATCCAGCAGATGATGCAACAGTTCGGCGCCGTGGTCCGTCACGATACTATCGAACCTGTCGAAGCCCCGGTCACCCAGGGCTCATAA
- a CDS encoding YbaB/EbfC family nucleoid-associated protein — protein sequence MMKGGMAGLMKQAQQMQEKMAKMQEELANAEVTGKSGGDMVTVVMTGRHDIKRVSIDPSVVEGLSEDDKEMLEALFAAAVNDAVRKIEANSQDKMSGMTAGMQLPPGMKLPF from the coding sequence ATGATGAAAGGTGGCATGGCCGGCCTGATGAAGCAGGCGCAGCAGATGCAGGAAAAAATGGCCAAGATGCAGGAAGAACTGGCCAACGCCGAAGTCACCGGCAAATCCGGCGGCGACATGGTGACCGTGGTCATGACCGGTCGCCACGACATCAAGCGCGTCAGCATCGACCCAAGCGTGGTCGAAGGCCTGAGCGAAGATGATAAGGAAATGCTCGAAGCCCTCTTCGCCGCCGCCGTCAATGACGCGGTGCGCAAGATCGAAGCCAATAGCCAGGACAAGATGTCCGGCATGACCGCTGGCATGCAACTGCCGCCGGGCATGAAACTGCCGTTCTGA
- a CDS encoding NADP-dependent oxidoreductase, whose protein sequence is MSQASTTSQRIVLASRPHGAPTPDNFRLEHVTLPDLAQGQILLKTLFLSLDPYMRGRMSEGPSYAAPVEIDEVMTGGAVSRVERSTHPKFQEGDLVVGATGWQSHSISDGRNVMPIPSGLPSPSMALGVLGMPGMTAYMGLMDIGQPKAGETLVVAAASGAVGSVVGQVAKIKGLRVVGVAGGSEKCKYVVDELGFDACVDHKSENFAEELARACDKGIDIYYENVGGKVFDAVVPLLNAKARIPLCGLIASYNEHQAPSGPDRLPQLQRTLLTKRVRIQGFIVFDDYGDRQPEFTSAMAPWVRDGKVKFREDVVDGLENAPQAFIGLLEGRNFGKLVVRVAQD, encoded by the coding sequence ATGTCACAAGCATCGACCACCAGCCAGCGCATCGTCCTGGCCTCTCGCCCCCACGGCGCCCCGACCCCGGACAATTTCCGCCTGGAGCACGTGACCCTGCCGGACCTGGCACAAGGGCAGATCCTGCTCAAGACGCTGTTCCTGTCCCTGGACCCCTACATGCGCGGGCGCATGAGTGAAGGCCCTTCCTACGCCGCTCCGGTGGAAATCGATGAAGTGATGACCGGCGGCGCTGTCAGCCGCGTGGAACGTTCGACGCACCCGAAATTCCAGGAGGGTGATCTGGTGGTGGGCGCCACGGGTTGGCAGAGCCACAGCATCAGCGACGGGCGCAACGTGATGCCCATCCCCTCGGGGTTGCCCAGCCCGTCGATGGCTTTGGGTGTACTGGGCATGCCGGGCATGACCGCTTACATGGGACTGATGGACATTGGCCAGCCCAAGGCCGGGGAAACCCTGGTGGTCGCGGCCGCCTCGGGTGCCGTGGGCTCGGTGGTCGGCCAGGTGGCGAAGATCAAGGGCCTGCGTGTGGTCGGCGTCGCGGGCGGCAGCGAAAAATGCAAGTACGTGGTCGACGAGCTGGGTTTTGATGCTTGTGTCGATCACAAGAGCGAAAATTTTGCCGAGGAACTGGCGCGGGCCTGTGACAAGGGCATCGATATCTATTACGAAAACGTCGGCGGCAAGGTCTTCGATGCCGTCGTGCCGTTGCTCAACGCCAAGGCACGGATCCCGCTCTGTGGCCTGATCGCGTCCTACAACGAGCATCAGGCGCCGAGCGGCCCGGATCGCTTGCCGCAACTGCAGCGCACCTTGCTGACCAAGCGCGTGCGGATTCAGGGGTTTATTGTGTTTGATGACTACGGTGACCGTCAGCCGGAGTTCACCAGTGCCATGGCCCCTTGGGTGCGCGATGGCAAGGTCAAGTTCCGCGAGGACGTGGTCGATGGCCTGGAAAATGCGCCACAGGCGTTTATCGGCCTGTTGGAAGGACGCAACTTCGGCAAGTTGGTGGTGCGAGTCGCGCAGGATTGA
- the recR gene encoding recombination mediator RecR, with protein MSFSPLIRQLIDALRTLPGVGQKTAQRMALQLLERDRSGGSRLAQALSQAMEGVGHCRLCRTLTEDDLCPQCADPRRDDTLLCVVEGPMDVYAVEQTGFRGRYFVLKGHLSPLDGLGPEAIGIPQLIARIEEAGTFTEVILATNPTVEGEATAHYIAQLLNNKGLIASRIAHGVPLGGELELVDGGTLAHSFAGRKPIAL; from the coding sequence ATGAGCTTCAGCCCTTTGATTCGCCAACTGATCGATGCCCTGCGAACGTTGCCGGGTGTGGGTCAGAAAACTGCCCAGCGCATGGCGTTGCAATTGCTTGAGCGTGATCGCAGCGGCGGTTCGCGCCTGGCCCAGGCCTTGAGCCAGGCCATGGAAGGCGTGGGGCATTGCCGCTTATGCCGCACCCTCACCGAGGACGACCTCTGCCCGCAATGCGCCGACCCGCGTCGGGACGACACCTTGCTCTGCGTGGTGGAGGGGCCGATGGATGTGTATGCGGTGGAACAGACTGGTTTTCGTGGCCGTTATTTCGTGCTCAAGGGCCATTTGTCCCCGCTCGACGGCTTGGGGCCTGAAGCCATCGGCATTCCACAGCTGATCGCGCGGATCGAAGAGGCGGGCACGTTTACGGAAGTCATCCTCGCCACGAATCCGACGGTCGAAGGCGAAGCCACTGCCCATTACATCGCCCAGTTGTTGAACAACAAAGGCCTGATCGCCTCCCGCATCGCCCACGGCGTGCCGCTGGGTGGGGAGCTTGAACTGGTAGATGGCGGGACGTTGGCGCATTCGTTTGCGGGGCGCAAGCCGATCGCTTTGTAA
- a CDS encoding adenine phosphoribosyltransferase has translation MVFDSFDIKSLIRPVIDFPKPGVIFRDITPLFQSPTALRLVMDSFAHRYVEAEFTHIGAMDARGFLIGSILAYQLNKPLILFRKQGKLPADVLAEGYQTEYGEAFLEVHADSLCEGDSVVMFDDLIATGGTLIAAANLIRRMGAKVHEAAAIIDLPELLGSQRLEDMGIATFCLTQFSLSEK, from the coding sequence ATGGTCTTTGACTCCTTCGACATCAAATCCCTGATCCGTCCCGTGATCGACTTCCCCAAACCCGGCGTGATCTTTCGCGACATTACCCCCCTGTTCCAATCCCCGACCGCCCTGCGCCTGGTCATGGACAGTTTCGCCCACCGCTATGTCGAGGCCGAGTTCACTCACATTGGCGCGATGGATGCCCGGGGCTTTCTGATCGGCTCGATCCTGGCCTATCAGTTGAACAAGCCGCTGATCCTGTTTCGCAAGCAAGGCAAGCTGCCGGCCGACGTGCTGGCCGAGGGTTACCAGACCGAATACGGCGAAGCCTTCCTTGAAGTGCATGCCGACAGCCTGTGCGAGGGGGATTCGGTGGTGATGTTCGATGACCTGATCGCCACCGGGGGCACGCTGATCGCCGCCGCCAACCTGATCCGCCGCATGGGCGCCAAGGTCCACGAGGCCGCAGCGATCATTGACTTGCCGGAACTGCTCGGCTCCCAGCGTCTGGAAGACATGGGGATTGCGACGTTCTGCCTGACGCAGTTTTCGCTCAGCGAAAAATAA
- the fnr gene encoding fumarate/nitrate reduction transcriptional regulator Fnr, with the protein MSEPVKLRAHNQAHCKDCSLAPLCLPLSLNLEDMEALDEIVKRGRPLKKGEFLFRQGDTFDSVYAVRSGALKTFNLSDGGEEQLTGFHLPSELVGLSGMDTETHPVSAQALETTSVCEIPFDRLDELAIQLPQLRRQLMRVMSREIRDDQQMMLLLSKKTADERIATFLVNLSARFRARGFSANQFRLSMSRNEIGNYLGLAVETVSRVFTRFQQNELIAAEGKEIHILDPIQLCALAGGSIEG; encoded by the coding sequence ATGTCCGAGCCAGTCAAACTGCGCGCCCACAACCAGGCCCACTGCAAGGATTGCAGCCTGGCGCCTCTGTGCCTGCCACTTTCATTGAATCTGGAGGACATGGAGGCGCTGGACGAAATCGTTAAACGGGGCCGTCCGTTGAAAAAAGGTGAATTTCTGTTTCGCCAGGGTGACACCTTCGATTCCGTCTATGCGGTGCGCTCGGGCGCCTTGAAAACCTTTAACCTGAGCGACGGCGGCGAAGAACAGCTCACCGGTTTCCACCTGCCCAGCGAACTGGTGGGCCTGTCGGGCATGGACACCGAGACCCATCCGGTCTCGGCCCAGGCGCTGGAGACCACCTCGGTGTGCGAAATTCCTTTTGATCGCCTGGACGAGCTGGCCATCCAGTTGCCGCAACTGCGTCGCCAGTTGATGCGGGTCATGAGCCGGGAAATCCGTGACGATCAGCAGATGATGCTGCTGCTCTCGAAAAAAACCGCCGACGAGCGCATCGCCACGTTCCTGGTCAACCTCTCGGCGCGCTTCCGCGCCCGCGGGTTCTCGGCCAACCAGTTCCGCCTGAGCATGTCGCGCAACGAAATCGGCAATTACCTGGGCCTGGCGGTGGAAACCGTGTCCCGGGTGTTCACCCGTTTCCAGCAGAACGAGTTGATTGCCGCCGAAGGCAAGGAAATTCACATCCTCGACCCGATCCAGCTTTGCGCCCTGGCCGGCGGCTCGATCGAAGGCTGA